A genome region from Triticum aestivum cultivar Chinese Spring chromosome 2B, IWGSC CS RefSeq v2.1, whole genome shotgun sequence includes the following:
- the LOC123038739 gene encoding L-type lectin-domain containing receptor kinase IX.1-like, which produces MKPAIVGGSVGGAVALMFVGWCIISCLKWTRSTSHDFLARTGGARWFEYCVLAAATDNFSEQKIIGQGAFGVVYRGKLAKGSSSGVPSRELDSLPSKVSADDTEVAVKKILKEVRRGNLDFFAEINAISQAKHKNLVKVKGWCRRENNQNLLDFMCWCGRKKKDDEVFLVYELVPNRDLDYHLFKCDQVLSWPKRYQIVKYIGSALVYLHRDCHRPILHRDIKPGNVLLDNGFKAKLADFGLSRIGNKNNAAIMTTAIGTLRYMDPECMNDGKVELHPRSDVYSFGIVLLDIICTGKSRLEVWELYQGGKVIEAVDEKLHGDDFATWQTQMQRVAVLGLWCSLLDGAKRPTVQKAMEFLERDEPLPNLNYAMNNRLPLAYHDAYTSHCSDEQTLMSDAVGGRTGKKAAATPKNKPDPAATTAATPTTRKLDGSAGRGSSKSPVQSKMPDHATSLSARLGSMVLMDKEANGITFDDPEDVRPKFSRWVAVGKACTTRPMNKTVLERPMLRAWGLHKEAKFRVLGGNIFRCNSAVKVTGSMPGIMARGSMISMF; this is translated from the exons ATGAAGCCAGCGATTGTTGGAGGATCGGTTGGAGGAGCCGTGGCGTTGATGTTTGTGGGGTGGTGTATCATCTCCTGTTTGAAGTGGACAAGGAGCACAAGTCATGACTTCTTGGCACGAACTGGTGGAGCCAGATGGTTTGAGTACTGTGTTCTGGCTGCGGCAACGGACAACTTCTCTGAGCAGAAGATTATTGGGCAAGGTGCTTTTGGAGTAGTTTACAGGGGTAAGCTTGCCAAGGGATCGTCATCAGGCGTGCCCTCAAGAGAATTGGATAGTCTACCCTCCAAGGTATCTGCAGACGACACTGAGGTGGCTGTAAAGAAGATCTTGAAAGAGGTGAGACGCGGAAATCTGGACTTCTTTGCCGAGATAAACGCCATTAGCCAAGCAAAGCACAAGAATCTCGTCAAAGTGAAAGGTTGGTGCCGTAGGGAAAACAACCAAAACCTACTCGATTTTAtgtgctggtgcggcaggaagaaaaaggatgacgaggtcTTCCTTGTCTATGAACTGGTGCCCAACCGTGACCTGGACTACCACCTATTCAAATGTGACCAAGTATTGTCTTGGCCAAAAAG GTACCAAATCGTGAAATATATTGGCTCTGCTCTCGTTTACCTCCACCGTGATTGCCACCGTCCAATTCTGCATAGAGATATCAAACCCGGCAATGTACTCCTGGACAACGGCTTCAAGGCCAAGCTTGCTGACTTTGGGCTGTCGAGGATCGGCAATAAGAACAACGCGGCGATAATGACAACTGCTATAGGGACCCTAAGGTACATGGATCCAGAATGCATGAATGATGGGAAAGTCGAGTTGCACCCTAGATCTGACGTCTACAGCTTTGGAATAGTCCTGCTAGACATTATATGCACCGGGAAGTCCAGGTTGGAAGTATGGGAGCTATATCAAGGAGGCAAGGTCATCGAGGCTGTAGATGAAAAGTTGCATGGGGATGACTTTGCTACGTGGCAGACGCAGATGCAGCGTGTGGCTGTCCTAGGACTCTGGTGTTCTCTTCTTGACGGTGCCAAAAGGCCTACTGTTCAGAAGGCAATGGAGTTCCTGGAACGTGATGAGCCGTTGCCTAACCTTAACTACGCGATGAACAATAGGCTGCCCTTGGCATATCATGATGCCTACACTAGTCATTGCTCTGACGAGCAGACACTTAT GAGCGATGCTGTTGGTGGAAGGACGGGCAAGAAGGCTGCAGCAACTCCAAAGAACAAACCAGACCCAGCAGCGACGACGGCGGCTACTCCGACGACACGGAAGCTGGATGGATCTGCTGGACGGGGTTCTTCCAAGTCTCCGGTGCAGAGCAAGATGCCGGACCATGCTACAAGCCTGTCTGCTAGATTGGGTAGTATGGTGCTCATGGACAAGGAGGCAAATGGCATAACTTTTGATGATCCAGAAGATGTAAGGCCAAAGTTCTCACGATGGGTGGCAGTGGGAAAAGCTTGCACGACCAGGCCCATGAACAAGACTGTGCTGGAACGGCCGATGCTGCGTGCGTGGGGCCTTCACAAGGAGGCTAAATTCAGAGTTCTGGGTGGAAACATTTTTAGGTGCAATTCGGCAGTGAAGGTGACTGGAAGCATGCCGGGAATAATGGCCCGTGGCAGTATGATTTCAATGTTTTGA